In the Telopea speciosissima isolate NSW1024214 ecotype Mountain lineage chromosome 2, Tspe_v1, whole genome shotgun sequence genome, one interval contains:
- the LOC122649465 gene encoding uncharacterized protein LOC122649465: MAASSSSRTRSSGPVLPVTNGFQRSISPSGRFCSSSTASSSSTAFASSSSSFSSRSTAFFHRSASPTRVNLYGSVPPAPSVRFSIDRSPSPGRSIAVSPRDQVVKKESNPLSAPPPQRRTCMCSPTTHPGSFRCSLHKGFNGQNHHHSGSYPSHRLNARRSAMTNSLVRIGTVEGEWVKRALAALIRPSSHQQRRRAGFQPRPSRLSIMSKAEDL, translated from the coding sequence ATGgcggcttcttcttcttctagaaCCAGATCCAGTGGACCAGTCTTACCTGTCACGAATGGGTTTCAGAGATCCATCTCCCCTTCAGGGAGGTTTTGTTCTTCGTCGACGGCATCTTCGTCGTCTACGGCCTTTGCATCTTCAAGCTCTAGTTTTTCTTCCCGATCGACTGCTTTTTTCCATAGATCAGCCTCTCCGACTCGTGTCAACCTCTATGGATCCGTTCCCCCGGCTCCATCTGTTCGGTTCTCTATCGATCGATCTCCTTCTCCAGGAAGGTCGATTGCGGTTTCCCCTCGTGATCAGGTCGTGAAGAAAGAAAGTAATCCTTTGTCGGCTCCGCCTCCTCAGAGGAGAACGTGTATGTGCTCTCCTACAACTCATCCTGGATCCTTTCGTTGCAGTCTCCATAAAGGGTTCAATGGTCAAAACCACCATCATTCCGGATCGTATCCCTCGCATCGATTGAACGCTCGGAGATCTGCGATGACGAATTCGTTGGTTCGGATCGGTACAGTTGAGGGCGAATGGGTTAAGAGGGCTTTGGCAGCTTTGATCCGACCTTCTTCTCATCAGCAGAGGAGAAGAGCGGGTTTCCAGCCAAGGCCTAGCCGGCTTTCTATCATGTCGAAAGCCGAGGACTTATGA